Within the Desulfobacterales bacterium genome, the region TACTTCCGATAAGCATCCTTCCTGTGTCGAATGTGGTATACGATGACGATCCGACGCTGGCCGTCTACCTCAAAGATCACTCTATAGTCCCCCACCCTAATCCTGAACTGCTTTTCGGTTCCTTGTAATTTTCTGCATCCCGGCGGAAACGGGTCATCCCCAAGAGCCTCTATTGCCTCCATAATCGGGGGAATTCGAAACCGATCAATCTGGCGCAGATCCTTTTCCGCAGATCGCTTCAACTCTATTTTATAAGCGGCCATCTTTCTTGAGCCTTCTCTTCAGTTCCTCGAATGATATGGAGGGCTCTTCTCTCCTCTCAGCAATGACGGCCAGGTCGTGAACATCTTCCAAAAGCTCTTCGTAGTGGTCAATTGACATCACTACGGCAGTGCGCTCTCCCTTTTCGTCAACTATGTATTTAAGGTCAACGGTGTTCATATCGTATTCCTTTTTTGAAGATTATTTCCCGGCGGGTTAATTCACCAAAGTATTTTCGAGGGTTACCACACATCCAGCAGGAACAAACCGTATTGTTTTTTGCAAGATAGCCAGGATGTTTAACATACCAGTGCCCTCGGTGCATCTTTCGTTTGTGTATAATTCTTTTTCTATGATGTCGACGTATCGCTCTTGTTTTTATTAATTCAGAATCCTGCATCTTTGTTCTCCATGTTCAGGGACATGGGGACGGTCATGTTTTTATGCGTTTCTTGAATGAATTCCAGTTTAAAAAAACTATTGAACCGCAAATCAGGCTTCGCTAAAGCTACGACCCGACAAGGGCGCCAAGGACGCAAAGTTTTTGTCCGAACCGGGTGCCGGCCCAAAAAGAACGGCCGGCTTCGGTTTGCTCAAAGGTGCCATGCCCTGCGGGCAATTGAGTTCGGTGATACGATGAAAGCATTAAACAAAACCATTGGGCCTCCGGCTCACGATCCGAACAAAGGGCTTGTGCATGCGGCAGGCTTACGCATTCGCAGATGAGCTTCTTAGGAGAACAATGTTGCGGGTTCCAGGTTCTGGGTTCATGTGAAAAGTGTAAAAAGGGGGCAAGCGTAAGCGCTTAAATTGGTTATTCGTTTTTGGTCTTAACTTGCTTTCATTGACAAGATTCTTTTCAGCGCTATACGGTAGACTTCCATATCTTCCCGCTTGTCAATTGCAATAACTTTAAGAATATGGCCCATCTCCTGATAAACTATCCTGATCCGCTTCTTGTCAGCGTACAGTTTATAGTAGCCTTCAAGGTTTATGCCGGCTTTGTTTCCTAGAGGAACGCCGCACTTTGGGTTTTGTTCCAACTTTACAAGCTGTTTCAAGATTTGTTTTTTTACGCTGCCATCCAGCTTGTTAAAGTCCGCATGGGCCTCCGGAATCAGTTCAACTTTCCAGGTCGGCACGGGTCAGACCCTCTGCTTTTAGTAAATCGTCAAGACTTACGGTTGAGTCGCTGCCATTACGTTCTTCAATAATTCCGGACAGATAGACATGCTCAAGAATATCTTTTGCTTTCTCAGTTCGTTCCCATTCCTCGAAAGGAATAATTGCCGCAGTCTTCTTGCCTTGTGCATCAGTCACAAATTGTGTTTCCATAACGCACCTCCATAAAATACTTTTTTACCTTAAAAGATCCTTCTTTAAATCTTCAAGCGTTCTGAATTTTGCCCGCTTTTCCCTCACTGCCTGCAGCGCTTCCCGCGCATTAGCGGCAATTTCATTGCGCCGGTGTTCGGCCAGGCGCATTCTAAGCACCTCTAAAATTTCCTCCTGATCATCATACGGCAGTGACTCTACAGCGTCGATATCCTTTTGAAAAGGTGTATCCTGGTGAGTGTTCATTCTTTATAACCTCTTTAATCGGGTTACAGCAACGCAGATAAAGTCACCATGCCGGTCCTGATAAGTCATGACCAGGACGGGCCGCCGCTTTTCTGTTTTCAGATCCGAATAGGGAAAGGGGATACCCACCAGGTCA harbors:
- a CDS encoding type II toxin-antitoxin system RelE/ParE family toxin, producing MAAYKIELKRSAEKDLRQIDRFRIPPIMEAIEALGDDPFPPGCRKLQGTEKQFRIRVGDYRVIFEVDGQRRIVIVYHIRHRKDAYRK
- a CDS encoding addiction module toxin RelE → MPTWKVELIPEAHADFNKLDGSVKKQILKQLVKLEQNPKCGVPLGNKAGINLEGYYKLYADKKRIRIVYQEMGHILKVIAIDKREDMEVYRIALKRILSMKAS